The Armatimonadota bacterium genome includes a region encoding these proteins:
- the xth gene encoding exodeoxyribonuclease III, translating into MKIATFNVNSVRARLPVLLRWLQEESPDCVALQETKVEDAKFPLAEFLEAGYTVSHHGQPRYNGVAFLSKRPMEDVTTGFGDPDWPEDCRIIQGTYQGVKVIGTYVPNGTAVGSEKFAYKLAWFERFGRLVRERTSPDDPVVWLGDINVAPRPEDVFDPVKLEGNVCYHPDERAALARLMEWGWTDCFRKFHPEPGQFTYWEFFLPNGFKRNLGWRIDHVYASPGLVERCTSCTVDKEPRSWERPSDHTPVIATFGT; encoded by the coding sequence GTGAAAATCGCGACCTTCAATGTGAACTCCGTCCGGGCCCGGTTGCCGGTCTTGTTGAGATGGCTTCAAGAGGAGTCTCCTGACTGCGTCGCACTGCAAGAGACGAAGGTCGAGGACGCAAAGTTCCCCTTGGCCGAGTTTTTGGAAGCCGGATACACGGTTTCCCATCACGGGCAGCCCCGATACAACGGTGTGGCCTTCCTTTCGAAACGTCCGATGGAGGACGTGACGACGGGATTCGGCGACCCGGACTGGCCCGAAGACTGTCGGATCATCCAAGGCACTTATCAAGGAGTGAAGGTCATTGGAACGTACGTGCCCAACGGGACGGCCGTCGGCAGTGAGAAGTTCGCCTACAAGCTCGCTTGGTTCGAACGGTTCGGCCGGTTGGTCCGCGAAAGGACGAGTCCGGACGATCCCGTCGTCTGGCTCGGTGACATCAACGTGGCCCCTCGTCCGGAAGACGTGTTCGATCCGGTGAAGCTCGAGGGCAACGTTTGTTACCACCCCGACGAACGGGCCGCCTTGGCCCGGCTGATGGAGTGGGGTTGGACGGACTGCTTCCGGAAGTTCCACCCGGAACCGGGGCAGTTCACCTACTGGGAGTTCTTTCTTCCCAACGGTTTCAAGAGGAACCTGGGTTGGAGGATCGACCACGTCTACGCTTCTCCCGGCCTGGTGGAGAGGTGCACGTCTTGCACCGTCGACAAAGAACCCCGCTCTTGGGAACGGCCGAGCGACCACACCCCGGTGATCGCGACGTTTGGAACTTGA
- a CDS encoding class I SAM-dependent methyltransferase gives MKPDPREQFGREAEKYLTSKAHDDPDALLGLAGLLPGTMGRSLDVGAGAGHMAFVLAPRCDVTVALDPTPAMLQIVRREAQRRGLDRLVTVQAFAERLPFQSGVFDAVTCRVAAHHFDGPEAFVHESARVLAPKGAFLLVDTVAPDDDLADEAVNRIETVRDPSHRRNKKVSEWESLARSAGLDVVEVHCRPKPLVFQDWMDRMSVAESDRRWLTGAMESATGPLRDYLSFDGTSFHLTEMTLSARKAS, from the coding sequence GTGAAGCCTGACCCACGAGAGCAGTTCGGTAGGGAAGCCGAGAAGTACCTCACGTCGAAGGCGCACGACGATCCGGACGCGCTCCTCGGTCTGGCCGGACTCCTGCCGGGAACCATGGGTCGCAGCCTGGACGTCGGGGCGGGGGCCGGGCACATGGCGTTCGTTCTGGCACCGCGATGTGACGTGACGGTCGCACTCGATCCGACTCCGGCGATGTTGCAGATCGTGAGAAGGGAAGCGCAGCGGCGCGGCTTGGACCGTCTTGTGACCGTCCAGGCGTTCGCCGAGCGCCTGCCGTTCCAAAGCGGGGTCTTCGACGCCGTCACGTGCCGCGTCGCCGCGCACCATTTCGACGGGCCCGAAGCGTTCGTCCACGAATCCGCGCGCGTGCTCGCGCCCAAGGGGGCGTTTCTGTTGGTCGATACGGTCGCTCCCGACGATGATCTGGCCGACGAAGCGGTCAACAGGATCGAAACGGTCCGAGACCCTTCCCATCGACGGAACAAGAAGGTCTCCGAGTGGGAGTCCCTCGCACGAAGCGCCGGGCTCGACGTCGTCGAAGTCCATTGTAGGCCCAAGCCGCTCGTCTTCCAGGATTGGATGGACCGGATGTCGGTGGCAGAGTCCGACCGCCGCTGGTTGACCGGGGCGATGGAGTCCGCGACGGGCCCGTTGAGGGACTACCTGTCCTTCGACGGGACGTCGTTCCACTTGACGGAAATGACACTGTCCGCCCGAAAGGCGTCTTAG
- a CDS encoding dihydrodipicolinate synthase family protein, whose product MSVPVSVIVPLVSPFTDDTSSLSEVRHARIVRFHRERGAGGFVVGSSAGETFGISLSERKQILEWTVREAHGLPVYVDVTAMTTAATIDLAQHAERHGARAALFTVGPGLHLNAQESRSYMSSVFRHGNLPCAYMGPNATPEEGVTVFKVQPVEEPWILEKGLSTEEFQHSVETASPLGVLGPDLAKKAIANWPDFQAKLRALFVYYGTHRVGKAALGCLGIEAGHPRGPVQDMDGKGLEVLSSVIDELIAA is encoded by the coding sequence GTGTCCGTACCCGTCAGCGTCATCGTCCCGCTGGTCAGCCCGTTCACCGACGACACGTCGTCGCTGAGCGAGGTCCGCCACGCCCGCATCGTCCGGTTCCACCGTGAACGAGGGGCGGGAGGGTTCGTCGTCGGTTCGTCGGCGGGCGAGACGTTCGGAATCTCGCTGTCCGAACGGAAGCAGATCCTTGAGTGGACCGTTCGCGAAGCCCACGGACTGCCCGTTTACGTCGACGTGACGGCGATGACGACGGCCGCGACGATCGACCTCGCCCAGCACGCCGAACGGCACGGGGCACGGGCAGCATTGTTCACGGTCGGACCGGGGCTTCATTTGAACGCCCAGGAGTCGCGCTCGTACATGAGTTCGGTGTTCCGACACGGCAACCTCCCGTGCGCCTATATGGGGCCGAACGCGACACCCGAAGAAGGGGTCACGGTCTTCAAAGTCCAGCCTGTCGAGGAACCGTGGATCCTTGAGAAGGGCCTGTCGACGGAAGAGTTCCAGCACTCGGTCGAAACGGCGAGCCCGCTCGGTGTCCTTGGCCCGGACCTGGCGAAGAAGGCCATCGCGAACTGGCCCGACTTCCAGGCCAAGCTGAGGGCGTTGTTCGTGTATTACGGGACGCACCGGGTCGGCAAGGCCGCCTTAGGATGCCTCGGCATCGAGGCGGGTCATCCGCGCGGACCGGTCCAGGACATGGACGGCAAAGGCCTCGAAGTCTTGTCGTCTGTGATCGACGAACTCATCGCGGCGTGA
- the gcvPB gene encoding aminomethyl-transferring glycine dehydrogenase subunit GcvPB: MRTKSVPTPKPIFEKSSPGRIGCNLPHTDVPDTDIAGAVGAVRSGTPWPEVAELDLLRHFTHLSHVNYGIETGFYPLGSCTMKYNPKINERTASLPGFTALHPLQPVSTVQGALEVMDSVQSILKDVTGFDEITMQPVAGAHGELTCLMLIKAYHDSRGQGSTRNVVLVPDSAHGTNPASAARCGYDVKSVATDADGNTDLASLAAMLDDSVAAFMVTNPSTLGLFEPKIAEICRMVHAAGAQVFCDGANMNAMVGTTRPGDHGFDCMHLNLHKTFSTPHGGGGPGCGAIGLKSHLEPFMPAPVLKKEGGRFVLETARPLSIGRVSGFYGQFLMAVRALTYLLAYGREGLPEISRHAVLNANYVMAKLRDVLPPAHDRPCMHECVLTATPYKKSGVRALDISKRLIDYGFHPPTNYFPLIVPEAMMIEPTETECKETLDAFCDALTSICHEAESDPDKLHDAPVTQIVGRLDEAAAVKTLDVKWSADRPSVAGAV; the protein is encoded by the coding sequence ATGCGCACGAAGTCCGTCCCAACGCCGAAACCGATTTTTGAGAAGTCGTCGCCCGGTCGGATCGGGTGCAACCTGCCGCATACCGACGTCCCTGATACCGACATCGCCGGAGCGGTCGGGGCCGTACGGAGCGGGACGCCATGGCCGGAAGTCGCCGAACTCGATCTACTTCGCCACTTCACGCATCTGAGCCACGTCAACTACGGGATCGAGACCGGCTTCTATCCGCTCGGGTCCTGTACGATGAAGTACAACCCCAAGATCAACGAGCGCACGGCGTCGCTGCCTGGCTTCACGGCCCTTCATCCGCTCCAGCCCGTGTCGACCGTACAAGGCGCCCTCGAAGTCATGGACTCGGTCCAGTCGATTCTCAAGGACGTGACCGGGTTCGACGAGATCACCATGCAGCCCGTCGCAGGCGCCCACGGTGAACTGACGTGCCTGATGCTCATCAAGGCGTACCACGACAGCCGTGGGCAAGGCTCGACGAGGAACGTCGTCCTCGTACCGGACTCGGCACACGGGACGAACCCTGCAAGCGCTGCCCGCTGTGGGTATGACGTCAAGTCCGTCGCGACGGACGCCGACGGGAACACCGACCTCGCGTCGCTCGCCGCCATGCTCGACGACAGCGTGGCCGCTTTCATGGTGACCAACCCGTCCACCTTGGGACTGTTCGAACCCAAAATCGCTGAAATCTGCCGAATGGTCCATGCCGCGGGCGCCCAGGTGTTCTGCGACGGTGCGAACATGAACGCGATGGTCGGTACGACGCGTCCGGGCGATCACGGCTTCGACTGCATGCACCTGAACCTGCACAAGACGTTCAGTACTCCTCACGGTGGCGGTGGCCCCGGCTGTGGCGCGATCGGCTTGAAATCGCACTTGGAACCGTTCATGCCTGCCCCGGTCCTGAAGAAAGAAGGCGGCCGCTTCGTTCTGGAAACCGCCCGTCCGCTGAGCATCGGACGGGTCAGTGGATTTTACGGACAGTTCCTGATGGCGGTCCGCGCCTTGACTTACCTGCTGGCCTACGGAAGGGAAGGCCTGCCTGAGATCAGCCGCCACGCCGTCCTGAACGCGAACTACGTAATGGCAAAACTGCGGGACGTCCTTCCGCCCGCCCACGACCGGCCCTGCATGCACGAGTGCGTCCTGACCGCCACGCCCTACAAAAAGTCCGGTGTGCGCGCACTGGACATCAGCAAGCGCTTGATCGACTACGGCTTCCATCCGCCTACGAACTACTTCCCGTTGATCGTCCCGGAAGCGATGATGATCGAGCCGACGGAAACAGAATGCAAGGAGACGCTCGACGCTTTCTGTGACGCCTTGACCAGCATCTGCCATGAAGCCGAGTCCGATCCTGACAAACTGCACGACGCACCCGTGACGCAGATCGTCGGCCGCTTGGACGAAGCCGCCGCCGTCAAGACGCTCGACGTCAAGTGGAGCGCCGACCGACCTAGTGTCGCGGGGGCCGTATGA